One Plasmodium cynomolgi strain B DNA, chromosome 12, whole genome shotgun sequence genomic region harbors:
- a CDS encoding hypothetical protein (putative) yields MGVPPCGVTTERQLKRISQFCRKGEEPSGENVKNVNYVGGTQKGLLPQSTQGRNSYGSSAMLTRKPTGELVNPYEPSTYGKKKEAIYSESGDIIPNQGTDIGKEKQKQNGSHDENFIFREKSHKRFVNHEDNITLLVSIFICINNLINNFDVITAHRIVDKFSILSIYKKIKKGERMMLKKGAPWKESFRQNAKKGINTRRSNLNCDTKREKGNTNIHRGEVSTWMEQRSIFDACLSDRNDEKWPSPYDPFRKIRNYSFFNKNEIDVKKNLETKLNMKNDKSHLHIVDIYKYIHYNSVYALVIYYCLCNGPQSGGDLTKLLSPKKGKRTSNRLEHLFERAKKKCSCDIYAFILRAELLLTVKSRICGMSGLIARPVLHQSNWDPILLTLYFYLLKNSVSLNGTKAFDASIGLKFTYLFKIKMNTLATNLLIYHNFILLLLSSFQKYSLRKRLDKSCDTGSGNMAMSLQRCTRGRKKEKRGHLTGHSHLQNGVAKNDTAKNDTTKNDTAKNDTAKNDTTKNDTAKRRCADRIFLYHECSHEFFSEYTNLILTNSCNWLCGRCYFRSLLDVYFYLLRVMIRNGRKGEGTQSRKKRGFYYRQGDIRKLMGGIKKGEPNFANMLCSNLISFYRKHCIVLPAEVEVEVLIFLYKLACKFTSERHITYITNLIKMRRHTYVRRKKWHLIFRLLVNINEYDKLDFLFKLLFKDMSIFDFLKYNRNMFLSLNVYNFNCDLSVSLNSSCLLYNQALCKLGPPRDGVNEYYLAERQPGGSVPGSATQRVDNHSGDDAAPNRGTIRRRKNAQANVSSGGSSANNRANNHASNHVSNHPLQRGGKIKNEKVLHLLNAVHDLYRKEKQEKNRAEQNQVNISYNFKGLKFSDLINFYEENYVKTFEKRKMIPSASPFIFYDDHLFVYILSFYVVHYCKEFSKCDMEILARVYKQVGLKHELYELLNREANSCVQSLQGDKDVFDLLHVRTIIVCINLLHHCALILLEMDNLYEYHTNLNDIYLLILQLKYVYLHNKLHLQQGKSSNFLAYFDKCIVFNNLGRKKLYEKSFEKMFDHVVQENIPIGNYKINFLNLGLEDFISLVEQHPVFYETLILLKAYEKNYDDLVYAFIPKILYIQVILHGNKKYLRDYCSYSCVDNNTIKYVAKLFQINSIHLKLHKNFPTEKYKYLNAKNDVLTFDFSRYILSAINIQPTRAGEKGTIWDYAHHVRSLKHVLGQTSNIDLKMKVCKRLGPDFDDLFCECRNILNLTMN; encoded by the exons ATGGGGGTTCCTCCATGTGGAGTTACAACAGAACGGCAGTTAAAACGGATAAGCCAATTTTgcagaaagggggaagagccAAGTggtgaaaatgtgaaaaatgtgaattacGTGGGAGGTACACAAAAGGGTCTTCTACCACAGTCCACCCAGGGAAGAAACTCATATGGGAGCAGCGCCATGCTGACGAGGAAGCCTACTGGAGAGCTCGTTAACCCTTATGAACCCTCTACgtatggcaaaaaaaaggaagccatATACTCAGAAAGTGGTGATATAATCCCTAATCAAGGAACGGATATcggaaaggagaaacaaaagcaaaatggctcacatgatgaaaatttcatttttaggGAAAAGAGTCATAAAAGGTTCGTAAACCATGAGGACAACATAACCCTTTTGGTGagcatttttatatgtataaataatttaattaacaattttgacGTGATCACGGCGCATCGGATAGTAGACaagttttccattttgagcatatacaagaaaataaagaagggTGAAAGGATGATGCTAAAAAAAGGCGCACCCTGGAAAGAGTCATTTCGacaaaacgcaaaaaagggcatcAACACGCGTAGAAGTAACCTAAATTGCGATACCAAACGAGAGAAGGGAAACACAAATATACACAGGGGAGAGGTTTCAACGTGGATGGAACAGCGATCCATTTTTGACGCATGTCTAAGTGATCGAAACGATGAGAAGTGGCCTTCCCCTTATGACccttttagaaaaataagaaattattccttctttaataaaaacgaaattgatgtgaaaaaaaatctggaaacaaaattaaacatgaaaaatgaCAAGTCCCATCTGCACATTGTcgatatatataagtacatTCACTACAATTCGGTTTATGCCCTCGTTATATATTACTGTTTGTGTAATGGCCCCCAATCGGGGGGAGATCTAACGAAATTATTATCCCccaagaagggaaaaagaactTCCAACCGGTTGGAACACCTGTTTGAAagagccaaaaaaaaatgcagttgtGATATCTATGCATTTATTCTGAGGGCGGAATTATTACTTACAGTTAAAAGCCGAATATGTGGAATGAGTGGGCTTATAGCAAGACCGGTGTTGCATCAATCAAATTGGGACCCCATCCTGTTAACACTATACTTTTACCTTCTAAAGAATTCAGTTAGCCTAAATGGAACGAAGGCGTTCGATGCATCCATCGGATTGAAATTCACGTACTTGTTTAAAATCAAAATGAATACCCTTGCTACAAATTTACTGATTTATCAtaactttattttactcCTTTTAAGTAGTTTCCAAAAGTACAGTTTGCGCAAACGTCTAGATAAAAGCTGCGACACTGGCAGTGGTAATATGGCTATGTCTCTGCAGAGGTGCACccgggggaggaaaaaagaaaagaggggGCACTTAACAGGGCACTCACATTTGCAGAATGGCGTCGCCAAGAATGACACTGCCAAGAATGACACTACCAAGAATGACACCGCGAAGAATGACACTGCCAAGAATGATACTACCAAGAATGACACCGCGAAGAGACGATGCGCGGATAGAATTTTCCTTTACCACGAATGCTCCCACGAGTTCTTCAGTGAGTACACAAATTTGATATTGACCAATTCGTGCAACTGGCTATGTGGGAGGTGCTACTTTAGGAGCCTGCTGGATGTCTACTTCTACCTGCTGCGTGTGATGATAAGGAATGGgcgcaaaggggaagggacACAGAGTAGGAAGAAACGAGGATTCTACTACCGCCAGGGAGATATTCGCAAACTCATGGGAGGtatcaaaaaaggagagccCAATTTTGCCAACATGTTATGTTCCAACCTAATTAGCTTCTACCGAAAGCATTGCATAGTCTTACCCGCAGAAGTAGAAGTAGAGGTGCTTATCTTTTTATACAAACTAGCGTGCAAATTCACATCCGAGCGGCACATCACTTACATTACGAATTTGATCAAAATGAGAAGGCACACTTatgtaagaagaaaaaaatggcacctTATTTTTCGACTTTTGGTAAACATAAACGAGTATGACAAATTagacttcctttttaaactACTCTTTAAAGATATGtccatttttgattttttaaagtataaCAGAAATATGTTTCTGTCGCTGAATGTGTACAATTTCAATTGCGACCTTAGCGTTTCTCTCAATAGCAGCTGTTTATTGTACAACCAAGCATTGTGCAAGCTAGGTCCCCCGCGTGACGGGGTAAACGAGTATTACCTTGCAGAGCGGCAGCCTGGGGGAAGTGTACCAGGGAGTGCCACCCAAAGGGTAGATAACCACTCGGGTGATGATGCGGCTCCAAATAGAGGCACCATTCGGAGACGCAAAAATGCTCAGGCGAATGTGAGCAGCGGCGGTAGCAGCGCCAATAATCGCGCCAATAATCACGCCAGTAATCACGTCAGTAATCACCCTCTGCAACGCggtggaaaaattaaaaatgaaaaagttttGCACCTACTGAATGCCGTGCACGATTTGtacagaaaagaaaaacaggaGAAAAACAGGGCAGAGCAAAACCAAGTAAACATTTCGTACAATTTTAAaggattaaaattttcagatTTAATCAATTTTTACGAAGAGAATTACGTCAAAACATTTGAAAAGAGAAAGATGATCccctccgcttctccctttatattttatgatgaCCATTTGTTTGTCTACATATTGTCCTTCTACGTGGTGCACTACTGCAAAGAGTTTTCTAAATGCGACATGGAAATATTAGCACGGGTTTATAAACAAGTGGGACTGAAGCATGAGCTGTACGAACTGCTAAATCGGGAAGCGAACAGCTGTGTGCAAAGTTTACAGGGAGATAAAGACGTGTTTGACCTATTGCACGTTCGTACAATAATCGTTTGCATAAACCTGCTACACCATTGCGCTCTCATATTACTAGAAATGGACAATTTATATGAGTACCACACGAACTTGAACGATATTTACCTCCTAATTTTGCAGCtcaaatatgtatatttgcACAATAAGCTACATTTACAACAAGGAAAAAGCAGCAATTTTTTAGCTTATTTCGACAAATGCATTGTTTTCAACAATTTGGGgcgtaaaaaattgtacgaaAAGAGCTTTGAAAAGATGTTTGACCACGTCGTGCAGGAGAACATTCCGATTGGCAACTACAAAATAAACTTCCTCAATTTAGGTCTTGAAGATTTTATTTCGTTGGTGGAGCAACACCCTGTGTTTTACGAGACGCTGATTTTGTTGAAG gcgtacgaaaaaaattacgacgATCTGGTGTACGCCTTTATCCCcaaaattttatacattcAGGTTATCCTTCAcggcaataaaaaatatttaaggGACTACTGCTCCTACAGTTGCGTCGACAACAACACCATAAAATATGTGGCTAAGTTGTTTCAAATTAATAGCATTCActtaaaattacataaaaatttcccAACCGAAAAGTATAAGTATTTGAATGCCAAGAACGACGTGCTgacttttgatttttctcgGTACATTTTATCCGCCATAAATATACAACCCACTCGagcgggggaaaaaggaacaatcTGGGATTACGCCCATCACGTACGTTCGCTGAAGCACGTGCTGGGCCAAACAAGCAATATCGATTTGAAAATGAAG GTTTGCAAAAGGCTCGGACCCGACTTTGATGACTTGTTTTGTGAATGCAGGAACATTTTGAACTTAACAATGAACTAG
- a CDS encoding hypothetical protein (putative), translating to MCFLCSHGKKGGFENTAIGTWSKGVSLIFCSSIFLLHFVNEDELSVLNKAAADGENKMIYYLSIYNLIGAAALSLFSLLGHFIYKPLLRPIYLCSFIVSLFLIASGVYTTSISKNTSLKIIGIMDALKFHPDYMLLNKINNLDAAGSSTVIQAADSMTLSAASEDMSDFPDTSTFDASKVLEMIKDRQSFLETKKELLLKKLTKEDLVKMFTSIRESDPNVHKNLVENALLELYEKLKTVRLKFDLYDKFYKFMENNSAPFISSSEKIKKFTEKFQQFFDHYNKSLFNNLKYDLVKHENEIIKIYSDSIEKIKNVNAKNASAKLDDYIDDLQKRNILILASSLLMMSFIYIHKGATLTSTSSIAITLMYVPSMSYLITLACIFVCSGIFFFSIIGLVLYVFSLILIFFLIFSQCFCERIFKFFMGFIFLGLFFFCFLIGYILIEDFNEGSKVYKEYKQNDYNDFYWVLLNKRTYEHFKSFVLFSNGQIFLFLMSCICL from the exons ATGTGTTTCCTATGCAgccatggaaaaaaagggggattcGAAAACACAGCCATAGGAACGTGGTCCAAGGGAGTCAGCCTGATCTTCTGCTCGTCCATATTTCTGCTACATTTCGTGAACGAAGATGAGCTGAGCGTGCTAAACAAGGCAGCGGCTGACggcgaaaacaaaatgatataCTACCTAAGCATATATAACCTAATCGGAGCAGCGGCCttgtctcttttttctttattaggGCATTTCATTTATAAGCCTCTTTTGCGAcccatatatttatgctcCTTTATAGTGTCCCTATTTTTAATTGCCTCTGGAGTTTACACCACCTCGATAAGCAAAAATACGTCTTTGAAAATTATAGGAATAATGGATGCTTTGAAGTTCCACCCAGATTATATGCttctaaataaaataaataatttagacGCAGCCGGGAGTTCTACAGTTATCCAAGCAGCAGATAGTATGACTCTATCAGCCGCGAGTGAAGACATGAGTGACTTTCCAGATACATCAACATTTGATGCATCAAAAGTTTTAGAAATGATAAAAGATCGTCAATCTTTTTTGGAAactaaaaaggaattattgTTGAAAAAGTTAACTAAGGAAGATTTAGTGAAAATGTTTACTAGCATAAGAGAGTCGGACCCCaatgtgcacaaaaatttaGTGGAAAATGCATTGCTTGAAttgtatgaaaaattaaaaactgtTCGTCTTAAGTTCGATCTTTATGATAAGTTTTACAAGTTTATGGAAAACAACTCTGCTCCTTTTATATCTAGctcggaaaaaataaaaaagtttacagaaaaatttcagcaattttttgaccattataataaatccctttttaataatttaaaatatgactTGGTGAAAcatgaaaatgaaattattaaaatatattcagaCTCTATTGAGAagattaaaaatgtgaatgctAAGAATGCTAGTGCTAAGCTGGATGATTATATAGACGATTTGCAGAAAAGGAATATCCTCATTTTAGCATCCTCTCTCTTGATGATGTCTTTCATTTATATTCACAAAGGAGCCACGCTGACGTCTACCAGTTCCATTGCGATTACTTTGAT gtaCGTCCCCTCGATGTCCTACCTGATCACCCTGGCGTGCATCTTCGTCTGCAGCggcatcttcttcttttctatCATAGGATTAGTCCTCTACGTCTTCAGCCTgatactcatttttttcttaatatttTCCCAGTGTTTCTGCGAACGCATATTTAAGTTTTTCATGGGGTTTATATTCTtaggtttattttttttttgttttttaattggCTACATTTTAATCGAAGACTTCAACGAAGGGTCCAAAGTTTACAAGGAGTACAAGCAGAATGACTACAACGACTTCTATTGGGTCTTGCTGAACAAAAGGACTTACGAGCATTTTAAAagctttgttttgttttctaaTGGCCAAATATTTTTA tttttaATGTCTTGCATTTGTTTATGA
- a CDS encoding cytochrome c1 precursor (putative): MAGGGALNNLFPGYKDKIWLKLPHHLRIHLIKSWNQEFEKNISKAKIKNNKIKNLNYYLLDKFKPNENYKNRHTDYKRQICRGTLEEGCDFFLPNKRSQDRLKNHLQPYTEEESEERKKHKYLNLKYYILFCLGFSVLHNSMQSRPVAWCMDYEPPHTPHYPFWFKSMFHSHDIPSVRRGFEVYRQICATCHSMEQLQFRSLVNEVYPENRMKQIAASYDIEDGPDDKGEMFTRPGILTDSFPKPYPNEEAARYANNGASPPDLSVITTARHDGPDYIFSLLTCYRDPPEGIHLRPGLYYNTYFAGGSISMPPPLQDDMIEYEDGTPCNVSQMAKDVVNFLTWAAEPTHDERKLTGLKLVSGAFVAMVLMTVWQRFFWTVYATRRIDFGKIKYL, translated from the exons ATGGCAGGTGGTGGAGCGCTAAACAATTTGTTTCCGGGATATAAGGACAAAATATGGCTCAAGCTTCCGCACCAC CTCCGAATCCACCTAATTAAATCGTGGAACCAGGAATTCGAAAAGAACATATCCaaggcgaaaataaaaaacaacaaaataaaaaatttgaattactACCTACTGGACAAGTTCAAGCCAAATGAAAACTACAAAAACAGGCACACGGATTATAAGAGGCAAATATGTAGAGGAACGTTAGAAGAGGgatgtgatttttttctaccaaaTAAGAGAAGCCAAGatagattaaaaaatcacTTACAACCATATACAGAGGAAGAAagtgaagaaagaaaaaaacataaatatttaaatttaaaatattacatactGTTTTGCTTAGGATTTTCTGTGTTACATAACAGTATGCAATCTAGGCCAGTAGCATGGTGCATGGATTATGAACCACCTCACACCCCGCACTACCCATTTTGGTTTAAATCCATGTTCCATTCGCATGACATACCTAGTGTAAGAAGAGGTTTTGAAGTTTACAGGCAAATATGTGCAACGTGTCATTCGATGGAACAGTTACAATTTCGTAGTTTGGTTAATGAGGTGTATCCAGAAAATCGAATGAAACAAATTGCTGCCTCGTACGATATAGAGGATGGTCCTGATGATAAGGGAGAGATGTTCACCAGACCAGGAATTTTAACTGATTCTTTTCCGAAACCCTatccaaatgaagaagctgCTAGATATGCAAATAATGGTGCATCCCCACCAGATTTATCAGTCATTACCACGGCTAGACATGACGGACCagattatatattttctttactCACTTGTTATCGAGATCCTCCTGAGGGAATTCACCTAAGACCAGGGTTGTATTATAACACCTATTTTGCAGGAGGCTCTATATCCATGCCCCCACCTCTACAGGATGATATGATTGAATATGAAGATGGTACTCCTTGTAATGTCTCTCAGATGGCTAAAGATGTTGTCAATTTTCTAACTTGGGCAGCAGAACCAACGCATGATGAGAGAAAATTAACGGGCCTCAAATTGGTGAGTGGCGCTTTTGTTGCTATGGTTTTAATGACCGTATGGCAGAGATTTTTCTGGACTGTCTACGCTACTAGAAGGATTGACTTTGGAAAAATCAAGTACCTTTAA
- a CDS encoding hypothetical protein (putative), with protein sequence MEKVISMREIITNTRRIKLHENFLEDCNLKDIFYSGLETVNCGYNDYVNIKTWLFVIAEKLFLDDYEELAYVACDALKVLLCNNRFLNVIIFKLLKKNLEKDILKIMGICCLTTNRNRRDDFHLFQSSSNLMLRIIYCMVPVFNMNIYNYSIVNYVLRLFIRDNEKYKYVFEKLKENYNDKEIIDISNFQNHMLNIINAFKNTSIFSAKDSILNKQNDIELFDNINRRIENQWNGYRDKEKT encoded by the exons atggaaaaagtgaTTAGCATGCgagaaataataacaaacacgagaagaataaaattgcaCGAAAACTTTTTAGAAGACTGTAACTTGAAAGACATATTTTATAGCGGCCTGGAAACGGTTAACTGTGGATACAATGATTATGTAAATATCAAAACGTGGCTTTTTGTGATagcagaaaaattatttttagatGATTATGAGGAATTGGCTTACGTAGCGTGCGACGCATTAAAGGTGTTGCTCTGCAACAACcgatttttaaatgtaattatttttaaattgttaaaaaagaacCTCGAAAAGgatatactaaaaataaTGGGCATTTGCTGCTTAACA ACAAATCGAAATAGac gtgatgattttcatttattccaAAGTTCGAGCAACTTAATGCTGCGAATTATTTATTGCATGGTCCCTGTATTTAATATGAACATCTATAACTACTCCATTGTTAATTATGTGTTGCGATTATTTATAAGAGATAAtgagaaatataaatatgtgtttgaaaaattgaaggaaAATTATAACGATAAGGAAATTATCGATATCTCGAATTTTCAAAATCAtatgttgaatattatcaacgCGTTTAAGAacacctccattttttctgccaaGGATTCCATACTGAACAAACAGAATGACATTGAATTGTTTGACAACATAAATCGAAGAATAGAGAACCAGTGGAATGGGTACAGagataaggaaaaaacatgA
- a CDS encoding glyceraldehyde-3-phosphate dehydrogenase (putative) encodes MAVTKIGINGFGRIGRLVFRSAYERSDIEVVAVNDPFMDIKHLCYLLKYDSIHGVFPEEVTPGDGFITVGNKKIFVHSEKDPAQIPWGKYDVDVVCESTGVFLSKELSNAHLKGGAKKVVMSAPPKDDTPIYVMGINHDKYDPKQLIVSNASCTTNCLAPIAKVLNDNFGIVEGLMTTVHASTANQLVVDGPSKGGKDWRAGRCALSNIIPASTGAAKAVGKVLPELNGKLTGVAFRVPIGTVSVVDLVCRLQKPAKYEEIAAQMKKAAEGPLKGILGYTEDEVVSQDFVHDKRSSIFDLKAGLALNDNFFKIVSWYDNEWGYSNRLLDLAVHITKH; translated from the exons ATGGCCGTAACAAAGATTGGAATTAATGGATTCGGACGTATCGGACGTTTAGTGTTCAGATCGGCTTACGAAAGGAGTGACATC GAGGTAGTCGCGGTGAATGACCCATTTATGGACATCAAGCACTTGTGTTACTTGCTCAAGTATGACTCAATCCACGGTGTATTCCCAGAAGAGGTAACCCCAGGCGATGGATTCATCACCGTTGGTAACAAGAAGATTTTTGTACACAGCGAAAAGGACCCAGCACAGATTCCATGGGGCAAATATGATGTTGATGTTGTGTGCGAATCGACTGGTGTGTTCTTGTCCAAGGAATTGTCCAATGCGCATCTTAAGGGAGGAGCAAAGAAGGTTGTCATGTCCGCCCCACCAAAGGATGACACCCCTATTTATGTTATGGGTATTAACCATGATAAGTATGATCCAAAACAACTCATAGTTTCAAATGCATCATGTACCACCAATTGTTTAGCTCCAATTGCAAAAGTACTTAATGACAACTTCGGAATTGTTGAGGGTTTAATGACAACTGTCCATGCTTCGACGGCCAACCAGTTGGTAGTTGATGGACCATCCAAGGGTGGAAAAGACTGGAGAGCTGGCAGATGTGCATTGTCGAACATTATTCCTGCGTCCACTGGTGCAGCTAAGGCAGTAGGTAAGGTCTTACCCGAATTGAATGGAAAGCTCACAGGTGTTGCCTTCAGAGTCCCCATCGGTACCGTATCAGTTGTTGATTTAGTGTGCAGATTGCAAAAGCCAGcgaaatatgaagaaattgcggctcaaatgaagaaagcaGCAGAAGGACCACTGAAGGGAATATTGGGATACACTGAAGATGAAGTTGTGTCCCAAGATTTCGTCCATGATAAGAGGTCCTCCATTTTTGACTTGAAAGCTGGTCTAGCATTGAATGAcaactttttcaaaatcgTTTCATGGTACGATAATGAATGGGGATACTCAAACCGTCTACTAGACTTGGCTGTCCACATAACAAAACATTAA
- a CDS encoding hypothetical protein (putative) — protein sequence MEKRKKKRNDDNARNVYKLKEFLANDENTSACVQCCERNSYETCNNILQYIKKDLNIPLYVLDLVSIYNHDNIAKFVKDVFAEFVNTAIPYYIHMNRNIHKRISKKKKFSIKDVCSVLSSKVDYFDSARQKNVNLFKCFFAYYYKFQRGVIRRSRKRRQRTNPELTNVNAQRESQNCKSLNTNFKWVNCLTNLKYFKYLRKYKYFLTSKKKKKFTIFFFTHNDTYFWKHISERLYSPFFIKEYICTLLKRHTKLSAIFKCSKGSGEGGDMPRVSGREDATTGNLTLMKSDKKYDAFHDNQNCYHSRGNCLHVEPDPVSYAKQRVDPTLMCSRHIRKGTNEDHLAPIRKRFILKNRYQRDDKYCVYNSQRRTLLSFYFSKINIPNICLIYGDSGVGKSTLLQFLVHIVSSNYKDISFSEKVIDRSLHSAVEGNAVEVSEGGSTNTIKQNMRESKSTAWGGKSYRHVSYTSLMRRMNHREKKNISSIPKCVHNSIRKPSVGK from the exons atggaaaaaagaaaaaaaaagcgaaacgATGATAATGCCCGTAACGTTTATAAACTGAAAGAGTTCCTTGCCAATGATGAGAACACGTCTGCTTGCGTTCAGTGTTGTGAAAGGAATTCGTACGAGACGTGTAACAACAttttacaatatataaaaaaagatttgaACATCCCCTTGTACGTCCTTGACCTTGTCAGTATTTATAATCACGACAACATTGCAAAGTTCGTTAAAGACGTATTTGCAGAGTTTGTAAA TACGGCCATCCCATACTACATTCACATGAACAGAAATATCCACAAAAGGATctcaaagaagaaaaaattttcgatCAAAGATGTGTGCTCCGTTTTGTCTAGTAAGGTGGATTATTTTGACAGCGCccgccaaaaaaatgtaaatctctttaaatgcttttttgcatattattataaatttcaAAGGGGTGTTATAAGAAGGTCCAGAAAAAGGAGACAGAGGACAAACCCGGAACTGACAAACGTAAATGCTCAAAGAGAAAGTCAAAATTGCAAATCATTaaatacaaattttaaatgggTAAACTGCCTCACAAATTTGAAGTATTTTAAGTATCTTCGAaagtacaaatattttttaaccagtaaaaaaaaaaaaaaattcaccattttttttttcacacataATGATACATACTTTTGGAAGCATATAAGCGAACGATTGTattcgcctttttttataaaagaatatatttgcACTCTTCTCAAAAGGCACACAAAGTTGAGtgctatttttaaatgttcgAAGGGTAGCGGTGAGGGTGGTGACATGCCCAGGGTGTCTGGCAGAGAAGACGCCACAACAGGGAACTTGACCCTTATGAAGAGCGATAAAAAATACGATGCTTTCCATGATAACCAAAATTGCTACCACAGTAGAGGTAACTGCCTGCATGTGGAGCCTGATCCAGTCAGTTATGCCAAACAAAGGGTAGACCCAACATTAATGTGCAGTAGACATATTCGAAAGGGCACAAATGAGGACCATTTGGCGCCTATTAGGAAACGGTTCATACTGAAAAATAGGTACCAGCGTGATGATAAATACTGTGTGTACAATTCGCAACGAAGAACATTattaagtttttattttagcaaaataaatataccgAACATTTGTTTGATATATGGGGACAGTGGAGTGGGGAAAAGCACTTTACTGCAATTTTTAGTTCACATCGTTAGCTCAAATTATAAGGACATCTCTTTTAGCGAAAAAGTGATAGACCGTTCACTTCACAGCGCAGTTGAAGGGAATGCAGTCGAGGTGAgcgaggggggaagcaccaATACGATTAAGCAGAACATGCGTGAAAGCAAAAGTACAGCttggggaggaaaaagcTACAGACACGTGTCGTATACTTCTCTAATGCGGAGGATGAATcatcgggaaaaaaaaaatatttcttcaattccaaaatgtgtgcataattCCATTCGAAAACCATCTGTTGGTAAATAA